The Clavelina lepadiformis chromosome 1, kaClaLepa1.1, whole genome shotgun sequence genome segment GTACTTTGCGGACCGCCTCCCCCACTCGCCAAAAAGCGCGAAAAGAGCCTTTGTTACTCAAGAATAAAAAAAGTCGCGACGACGTtctatgacgaaacaatataTTCGCGCAGACAATCGAATGTTGGCGACGGAAAGACTCAACAACAGTCCTTATGCCTGATAACTATTACCAAGTATTGCATCAAACCCTTGTACGCGGCAACAAAAGACATTTACGAATAGAGTCGCTATTAGAGCTGCCTGGGCcattaaacatttcaaagtCAAGGACAATGTTAAAGTGGCGGGAATTGTCTGTGCTGACAAGCTTTAGTCGGTTGTCAACTTGTTTAAGTTATACAAGTTATAGTGactgtttaaaattatttacagaAAACGTCAACAAAACTACGCAGCGATTTAAAACTAAATGAAGGCTTCTCCCGGCTGCGAAACAGCGACGAACGACTAAAATCCTGTTCATGCTCGTTGAATTTTGTTAGTAACATTCTGATTCTTATATAATTATTCAAAACCAGCCAATTAATGAGTTATTAACTCACCAATAGTGTTCATAACTTCGGCTTCTTCGTGGCGGTTATTGTAGACGATGACGGCGCTCGCGTTGTGGAGTTCGCCTAGCCTGAGTTTATGGAAGAAGATGCACTGCCCTCTCTCTATGAGCGCTATCCACGACCTATTCTTCGGAATGTGATGGGTGTTCGCGATGGCGTAGTTGCATCCGAGATGAGTGTTGCGACCGGGATCACGAACATGCACTAATTTTCCGGAGACGTTGTTTTTTCTTGAGTGGTAGCCGTATTTTCCGACCGCTTCGTGAACTTTCGCGAACGATTTGTCGATTTTGGCGCTTACGTCGATTTTCGCTTCCGTCCATAAATCGACGTGGCCTGACCCAGGCTTTCTGATTCGTCGCGATTTTTGAGCGTTTTCCTGAGCTCTTTCTCTCCTGTGTTGCTCCAGGTAGGTCGACAAATATCTGGCTTCAACTTCCTCCTTCGAGCTAGGCTTGGACTTCCCCGTGAGTTGGCGCTTCACGTTTTTCTTGTGGCTCTTTCGTTTTTCACCTCGGCGATTTTGTCCATGCCGGCGGGCTTCGGCGCCTCCAATCCCGGCGTCCACGAGAAACATTATCACCAGGGTGAAGACACAAACACGAAGTATATTTACCGTGCTGAGCTTCATATTTTAACTAAATTGCAAATCGTATTAAATTGCAGAGTTTTGCGTCTAAAGAGGAATAAAAATCTATTACTCTTTCGTCCAAGCTAAACCTTCAGCTTTTTCGtatgttttactttaataaatgtCTAGTCAGATGGCCTTGAGACAGAACAATCTTTCCACAATTAACCTCAACAGACTAACAACAGAGTGTCCGTAACATTATTAGCATTACACAGTTCGCTACCAGAAACTCATATCTATGATGTCATCAGCGACACTGGCGCTGCCATTTCTTCTGCCTTTTTTCCCTCTTGTCTGAACCGTCGCGGTCCGTTCGTGTTTTTTGAAGGCAAAGCACTTAACCCAGCTCTAAAATGAATGAGCCATGGGGTGTAAAAATTTGGCATAACGCTCTGCAGCACGCGTCAACATCGGATGTACAgcattaaaacgtttttttagcTGCTTCTACAATCTGTTTGTCGATGGAACTCTGTGCCTAAAGTTTCAATCCTTAAATTTTCACTAATGAGCTTTAATATTGAATACAAGTTATGCATGCAAAGAATTTTACccataaataaaaaactgaaacCAGAAAATCGTTAAAAACTAGTACAGTAGTTTGCACGGTTGTTCGTCTCTCAACTGGTCCTTCTTTTCCTGGCTTTGAGGTTATTCAAACATCCGCAGCTTAGCCTAGCCCCCGCTGAGTTGAGTTCctttttaactaaaaacttcAACCGCGCTTTCTGCCTAGTTTCCAACCGCGCAAAACCCATAGGTGACGTGAAGAAAACTCCATTGTTAGAAAACA includes the following:
- the LOC143461550 gene encoding uncharacterized protein LOC143461550; its protein translation is MKLSTVNILRVCVFTLVIMFLVDAGIGGAEARRHGQNRRGEKRKSHKKNVKRQLTGKSKPSSKEEVEARYLSTYLEQHRRERAQENAQKSRRIRKPGSGHVDLWTEAKIDVSAKIDKSFAKVHEAVGKYGYHSRKNNVSGKLVHVRDPGRNTHLGCNYAIANTHHIPKNRSWIALIERGQCIFFHKLRLGELHNASAVIVYNNRHEEAEVMNTIGINTTSLMINKADGEKLASMVDSGKDVYLNISVSRTHKPCDPTAAEQVGATPPTSAARKGPGNGNGSARTRGSYQQILLFSLLNFFIITLFNGR